Genomic DNA from Brassica rapa cultivar Chiifu-401-42 chromosome A04, CAAS_Brap_v3.01, whole genome shotgun sequence:
ACAGAGATAATCAActgtaatatattaatttaattttattcacTATATAATAACTATTGAAAGATGTAAAACAACTACATTTGAATAAACAAATTTAGTGATGAGAAAAACCTATGCTTTTTAACAAGATCAACAAATACAAATAGTTAAAATTATTATCAGCTGCATAAATGAAATTTTagcatattaaaataaataaattatttcgttaattttcatttaattttcctatcatgaataaaaaatataattaatttatttttcccttaaagttacaaaatatattcCTACTCCCTCCTGACTCttaaattaaacatataaaaactGTAATACATACGTAAGCCAAAAAACTGGCATCTAACACAAGTAAAAAAGCTCATTGATATTACCTCATGACATCTACTGACATGCACtcctaaaatatattattagttCATGACCCCCAAATCTTAAATGGCAACAACTAATAATTCAGACTCAAATGAACTACCAATTAACAGAAGAGAATCAAATAAATGGAATGCATAAGAGAAATTAACGTCTGatcccggcgcgtagcgccggaataccccTAGTAACCAATATTCAACAGATATTTCAATCACAACGTAATCACTTTGACAAAATAAACTAGGAGCTAGACCATAACGTGTTCACTTTGTCATAGTTACTGACTTGATGTTTCAAAACGCTCTCACTCAGTCATAATTACCATGCTTTTTCGCACAAATATAAACGAGACTGTTAAAGAATCAAAAATGAAGAATCAGAGGATTCTATTTCTCCACACTATACTACATTACACATACCAAGAACGATTCCGTTTCATTAGCTGATGAATTTTCATAGTTCAGGATCGTGCTTTGGTTCGGTTTAATGATATTTTGTTAGCTAAACCATAATGTGTACGTAATCATTTTGACAACAACTTTGAAACCTGACAATCTACAAACAAACAATACTCATTAGAAACTTGTCTATTCGTTTTACTAACTTGACTTCTGTAACTTTGAACATTTAATGTAAGAAATTTCAATGTGATGTCATTCTAAATCCAAATTTCACGTCAGAAATTGAGTGGCTCTTAGACATTCTTCTTCACAAGATACCTCAAACTTCTTCTAAGTAGACTTTTATTCCAATGCAAAACCACATATCTCTATTTATACCagtttgttttctttcacttttctttaaaacaaattttctttaaaagattTTATGGCCACCATGTCCGAATGGCTTGTGCGTTTGCATTTTCTCTTGCTAGTCTTGCTATGTTGTGTCTCCCCTTCAAGCTGCGCCACTATAAAATTCATTACAAGTGATCCTCTTGTTGGTCTTGTCGGTTGTCATCCCCACCAGATTAAAGCCTTTACGCAGTTCAAGAACGAGTTTGATGCCCGCCGTTGCAACCACAACTATAATGGAATCTGGTGCAATAACTCGACAGGTGCAGTCACGAAGCTACGACTCAGGGGATGTCTCACCGGAACTCTAAAGTCCAACAGTAGCCTCTTCCAGTTTCACCATCTTCGGTTTCTTGATCTTTCTCACAACAACTTTGCCTCCTCTTCACTTCCTTCCGAGTTTGGATATCTCACCAAATTAGAGGTTTTATCTCTTTCCTTTAATGGCCTCACCGGCCAAGTTCCTTCCTCATTTAGTAACCTAAGCATGCTTTCTAAACTAGACCTTTCCCAAAACGATCTCACTGGTAGTTTCCCACTTGTGCGGAATCTAACCAAGCTCACAGTCTTAGACCTTTCTCACAACCACTTCTCTGGAACTTTGTACCCCAACAATAGCCTCTTTGAGTTGCACCACCTCCTCTACCTTAATCTAGCTTTCAACAACTTCAATTCCTCTATCCCTTATGAATTTAGCAATCTCAACCAATTAAAAGCCCTTTCTCTTTCCTCCAATGGCTTTAGCGGTCAAGTTCCTTCCATATTTAGTAACCTAACCCGGTTAACTTTGTTGTACCTCGACCGAAACAAGTTAATTGGTAGCATCCCATTTTTACAAAATCTAACCATGCTCTCTGTTCTAAATCTTTATGAGAATCACTTCTCTGGACCCATTCCTTCTTATCTCCTCACTATGCCATCCTTAACATATCTTGATCTGCGTGGAAATGACCTCACCGGTTCTATCAAAGTTGATTACTCATCTAGGCTCCAATACATGTACCTTGGGCATAACCATTTTGAAGGAAAGATCATAGAGCCTATCTCAAAGCTCACCAACCTCACACATCTAGACCTTTCTTACCTAAACACAAGCTACCCAATCGACTTAAACCTCTTCTCCTCTCTCAAATCTTTGTTGCACCTTGATCTTTCTGGTAACAGTATATCTCCAGCCAGCTTACGTTCAGATTCATCCATCCCGTTGACCTTATCAATGGTGTTCTtcaagcattgtggaatcaagAAGTTCCCAAACATGTTGAAAAAACTTCATAGCATGCAGTTTATAGACCTATCCAACAATAGAATCAGCGGGAAACTTCCTGAGTGGTTATGGAGCCTTCCTCAACTAGGCACCCTAAACGTTGTAAACAACTCTTTAAACGGCTTTGAAGGCTCAACAAAAGCTTTATTAAATTCGTCAGTGCGGATATTACTTTTGGAGTCAAACAAGTTCGAAGGAGCACTCCCAAATCTACCACTCTCCATCACTGTCTTCTCCGCGGGTACTAATAACTTCACAGGGGAGATACC
This window encodes:
- the LOC117133654 gene encoding receptor like protein 23-like, encoding MATMSEWLVRLHFLLLVLLCCVSPSSCATIKFITSDPLVGLVGCHPHQIKAFTQFKNEFDARRCNHNYNGIWCNNSTGAVTKLRLRGCLTGTLKSNSSLFQFHHLRFLDLSHNNFASSSLPSEFGYLTKLEVLSLSFNGLTGQVPSSFSNLSMLSKLDLSQNDLTGSFPLVRNLTKLTVLDLSHNHFSGTLYPNNSLFELHHLLYLNLAFNNFNSSIPYEFSNLNQLKALSLSSNGFSGQVPSIFSNLTRLTLLYLDRNKLIGSIPFLQNLTMLSVLNLYENHFSGPIPSYLLTMPSLTYLDLRGNDLTGSIKVDYSSRLQYMYLGHNHFEGKIIEPISKLTNLTHLDLSYLNTSYPIDLNLFSSLKSLLHLDLSGNSISPASLRSDSSIPLTLSMVFFKHCGIKKFPNMLKKLHSMQFIDLSNNRISGKLPEWLWSLPQLGTLNVVNNSLNGFEGSTKALLNSSVRILLLESNKFEGALPNLPLSITVFSAGTNNFTGEIPLSICTRRSLTVLDLNYNNFTGSIPQCVSNFTFVNLRKNNLEGSLPDMFCVSASLRTLDVGYNQLTGKLPRSLRNCSSLKFLSVDNNNIKDTFPFWLKALPNLQVLTLRSNKFHGSISPPNQGPLGFPELRILEISDNKFTGSLPPRYFENWKAASSSLTGKEDGSLYMVYEKNPYGLIAYTFTDHIDLRYKGLRMEQANVLTSYSAIDFSRNLLEGQIPESIGLLKSLIALNLSSNAFTGHIPESLADLKALESLDMSSNKLSGTIPNGLGSVSFLSYINVSHNQLKGEIPQGTQITGQPKSSFEGNAGLCGLPLEESCFDTSDEPQPQKEEDQDQEEEEVLNLKAVAIGCGLGVLLGWAIAHKSYHLFVR